In the Nicotiana tabacum cultivar K326 chromosome 16, ASM71507v2, whole genome shotgun sequence genome, one interval contains:
- the LOC107794357 gene encoding cold-regulated protein 27 isoform X2: protein METSRKDMSHKISRKIDEHEDILAMEESQHPRPKSIEWTDEKHSSYLKSMEASFVDQLYGSLDLVGWHSQNDLSKSKSSRQKHANPLGQYKVFQDGCWTKIDFGKDEPQLNKTNESGTVLASPWIKHYKSQGTHQMRVNSNLQGNTTLVKQNQSPASDFGSSRKNYVTEVMDQNFVDEDIEEGNSSSREHSTKRTKISLRAGTSSDQVVPSHAFSMTDDHIADLLDSTE from the exons ATGGAAACTTCAAGAAAAGATATGAGTCATAAGATTTCAAGAAAGATTGATGAACATGAAGATATTTTGGCTATGGAG GAATCTCAGCATCCTCGACCAAAGAGCATAGAATGGACCGATGAGAAGCATAGTTCGTATCTCAAGTCAATGGAAGCATCCTTTGTCGACCAATTATATGGTTCACTAGACTTAGTTGGTTGGCATTCCCAAAATGACTTGTCAAAGTCTAAATCCTCAAGGCAAAAGCATGCCAATCCTTTAGGCCAG TATAAGGTGTTTCAAGATGGTTGTTGGACCAAAATTGACTTCGGGAAAGACGAGCCACAGCTAAATAAAACAAATGAATCTGGTACCGTATTAGCAAGCCCCTGGATTAAACATTACAAATCTCAAGGCACACATCAAATGAGAGTAAATTCAAATCTCCAGGGGAACACTACCTTAGTGAAACAGAATCAATCGCCTGCATCTGACTTTGGTTCGTCCCGTAAAAATTATGTTACAG AGGTCATGGATCAAAACTTTGTTGATGAAGATATCGAAGAAGGAAACTCTAGCAGCAGGGAGCACAGCACAAAGCGGACAAAAATTTCATTACGTGCTGGTACGAGCAGCGATCAA GTAGTTCCATCTCACGCGTTCTCAATGACTGATGATCATATTGCGGATCTTCTGGATTCAACGGAGTAA
- the LOC107794357 gene encoding cold-regulated protein 27 isoform X3 — protein METSRKDMSHKISRKIDEHEDILAMEESQHPRPKSIEWTDEKHSSYLKSMEASFVDQLYGSLDLVGWHSQNDLSKSKSSRQKHANPLGQYKVFQDGCWTKIDFGKDEPQLNKTNESGTVLASPWIKHYKSQGTHQMRVNSNLQGNTTLVKQNQSPASDFGSSRKNYVTEVMDQNFVDEDIEEGNSSSREHSTKRTKISLRAGSSISRVLND, from the exons ATGGAAACTTCAAGAAAAGATATGAGTCATAAGATTTCAAGAAAGATTGATGAACATGAAGATATTTTGGCTATGGAG GAATCTCAGCATCCTCGACCAAAGAGCATAGAATGGACCGATGAGAAGCATAGTTCGTATCTCAAGTCAATGGAAGCATCCTTTGTCGACCAATTATATGGTTCACTAGACTTAGTTGGTTGGCATTCCCAAAATGACTTGTCAAAGTCTAAATCCTCAAGGCAAAAGCATGCCAATCCTTTAGGCCAG TATAAGGTGTTTCAAGATGGTTGTTGGACCAAAATTGACTTCGGGAAAGACGAGCCACAGCTAAATAAAACAAATGAATCTGGTACCGTATTAGCAAGCCCCTGGATTAAACATTACAAATCTCAAGGCACACATCAAATGAGAGTAAATTCAAATCTCCAGGGGAACACTACCTTAGTGAAACAGAATCAATCGCCTGCATCTGACTTTGGTTCGTCCCGTAAAAATTATGTTACAG AGGTCATGGATCAAAACTTTGTTGATGAAGATATCGAAGAAGGAAACTCTAGCAGCAGGGAGCACAGCACAAAGCGGACAAAAATTTCATTACGTGCTG GTAGTTCCATCTCACGCGTTCTCAATGACTGA
- the LOC107794357 gene encoding cold-regulated protein 27 isoform X1 produces METSRKDMSHKISRKIDEHEDILAMEESQHPRPKSIEWTDEKHSSYLKSMEASFVDQLYGSLDLVGWHSQNDLSKSKSSRQKHANPLGQYKVFQDGCWTKIDFGKDEPQLNKTNESGTVLASPWIKHYKSQGTHQMRVNSNLQGNTTLVKQNQSPASDFGSSRKNYVTEVMDQNFVDEDIEEGNSSSREHSTKRTKISLRAGTSSDQLKRIIQVVPSHAFSMTDDHIADLLDSTE; encoded by the exons ATGGAAACTTCAAGAAAAGATATGAGTCATAAGATTTCAAGAAAGATTGATGAACATGAAGATATTTTGGCTATGGAG GAATCTCAGCATCCTCGACCAAAGAGCATAGAATGGACCGATGAGAAGCATAGTTCGTATCTCAAGTCAATGGAAGCATCCTTTGTCGACCAATTATATGGTTCACTAGACTTAGTTGGTTGGCATTCCCAAAATGACTTGTCAAAGTCTAAATCCTCAAGGCAAAAGCATGCCAATCCTTTAGGCCAG TATAAGGTGTTTCAAGATGGTTGTTGGACCAAAATTGACTTCGGGAAAGACGAGCCACAGCTAAATAAAACAAATGAATCTGGTACCGTATTAGCAAGCCCCTGGATTAAACATTACAAATCTCAAGGCACACATCAAATGAGAGTAAATTCAAATCTCCAGGGGAACACTACCTTAGTGAAACAGAATCAATCGCCTGCATCTGACTTTGGTTCGTCCCGTAAAAATTATGTTACAG AGGTCATGGATCAAAACTTTGTTGATGAAGATATCGAAGAAGGAAACTCTAGCAGCAGGGAGCACAGCACAAAGCGGACAAAAATTTCATTACGTGCTGGTACGAGCAGCGATCAA CTTAAACGGATCATTCAGGTAGTTCCATCTCACGCGTTCTCAATGACTGATGATCATATTGCGGATCTTCTGGATTCAACGGAGTAA